In Streptomyces sannanensis, the DNA window CTCGTGCTGCTTGGCGATCGCCGTGAGGTCCCACCAGCGGGCCACCGCTTCGGCGGTCGCCGCGAAGCCCATGTGCCGGCCGCCGAAGAGGTCGACGTACGGGTCGAGCTGGAGCCGCTGCAGGGTGTGCCGGGTTTCCTCGTACAGCTGACCGGGCGCGATCCACACGCCCGGTGCGGCGGTGCCGAAGCCCAGCCGTGCCAGCCGGGAGCGCAGCAGATGCCGCTTGTGCCGCTCGGCCTCCGGCACGGAGAAGACCGCCAGCACCCAGCCGTCCTCGAGGCGCGGCGTGGGGTGCTGGTAGATCCGCCGGTCGCCGTCGTCGAGCAGCTGCCGGGCGTCGGCCGAGAGGCGGTATCCGGCCGCGCCGTCCGCCGTGCGCGCAGGGACGAGCAGAGCGCGCCGTTTCAGCCGGGAGACCGACGAACGCACCGAGGGCGCGTCGACGCCGACCGCGCCCAGCAGGCGGATGAGTGCGGACACCGCGAGGGGAGCGTCGTCCGGTGTGCGGCCGTACGCGCCGTACAAGGTGACGATCAGGGAACGGGGGGTGTGCTGCTCGGCCACGAGATCACTCTAGAGCCCGGAGCCGGAAGCGCTGGAGCTTGCCGGTCGGCGTGCGGGGCAGCGCGTCGAGGAACACGATCTCGCGCGGACATTTGTAAGGCGCCAGCTCGGACTTGACGAAGTCGCGCAGCGCGGTCACAGTGCCCTCGTCGCGCGGCACGCCCTCGCGCGGCACGACGTACGCCACGGTGATCTGTCCGCGCCGCTCGTCCGGGTGGCCGACGACCGCGGCCTCGGCCACATCGGGGTGGCGCAGCAGGGCGTCCTCGACCTCGGGGCCGGCGATGTTGTAACCGGCGGAGATGATCATGTCGTCGGCGCGGGCCACGTAGCGGAAGTAGCCGTCGGGCTCGCGGATGTATGTGTCGCCCGTGATGTTCCACCCGTCGCGCACATACTCGCGCTGCCGCTCGTCCGCGAGGTAGCGGCAGCCGACCGGACCCCGCACGGCGAGCAGTCCCGGTTCGCCGTCCGGCACCGGCACACCCCGTCCGTCCACCACGCGGGCCTGCCACCCCGGTACCGGCACGCCCGTCGTGCCCGGCCGGATCGCCTCGTCCGCCGCCGAGATGAAGATGTGCAGCAGCTCGGTGGCGCCGATGCCGTTGATGATCCGCAGCCCGGTGCGCTCGTACCAGGCCTGCCAGGTGGCTGCGGGAAGGTTCTCGCCTGCCGAGACGCAGCGGCGCAGGGCCGACACGTCGTACGGCTGGGTCGCGAGGTCGTCCAGCATGGCGCGATAGGCGGTGGGGGCCGTGAAGAGCACCGAGACGCGGTGTTCGGCGAGAGCCGGCAACAGCTGCTTGGGGCCTGCCTGTTCGAGCAGCAGCGCGGAGGCGCCCACCCGCATCGGGAAGATCACCAGTCCGCCGAGGCCGAAGGTGAAGCCGAGCGGCGGACTGCCCGCGAAGACGTCGTCGGGAGCGGGCTTCAGCACATGGCGGGAGAAGGTGTCGGCGATGGTGAGCACATCGCGGTGGAAGTGCATGCAGCCCTTGGGGCGTCCCGTGGTGCCCGAGGTGAACGCGATCAGCGCGACGTCGTCGGCCGAGGTCTCCACGGCGCTGAACCGTTCCGGCTTGCCCTCGGCCAGGTGCAGCAGATCGTCGGGCGCCTCGCCGCCGTACGTGGTGATGCGCAGGCCGGGCACTTCAGCCTTCGCGAGGTCGTCGACCGACCGGATGTCGCACAGGGCGTGCGTGATACGTGCGATGTCGCACATGACGGCCAGCTCCTGGGCCCGCTGCTGGGCGAGCACCGTCACCGCCACCGCGCCCGCCTTCATCACCGCCAGCCAGCAGGCGGCCAGCCAGGGAGTGGTGGGCCCGCGCAGCAGCACCCGGTTGCCGGGCACTACTCCGAGATCGGAGACCAGGACATGGGCGATCCGGTCGGCCTGGTCCCGCAGCTCGCCGTATGTCCAGACCTCTCCGCCGCCGGTGCGGAACACCGGGCGGTCCGTGCCGAGCCGTTCGATGGTGCCGTCCAGGAGTTCGGCCCCGCAGTTCAGCCGGTCCGGATAGCGCGGTCCGGGCAGGTCGTCGAGGAGCTGCGGCCACTGCTCGGCGGGCGGGAGGTGGTCGCGGGGGAAGGTGTCGAGGTGGGCCGAGGCTTTGAGCTCCATGGCGGGTTCGCCCCCTTGCAGCGGTCCGGTGGGGTACCTCCCAGCGGTGGCTGGGGGAGGGTGGATCCGGCCGTGCGATCGCAAAACGAGCGTATCGTGTAGGTGACGACAGTCAACAGTCCGCGATAAAGCGGTGACAGCAGAGGGGACCGGCATGTCCGCATTCTCGCTAGAACCGGCACAAATCGCCTGGTGCGAGGAGTTGCGCACCACCGCCGCCGAACGCCTGCGCCCACTGGCCGAGAAAGGCGAACCGGGGTACGTCAACCGGCCGCTCGTCGCCGCGCTCGGTGAACTCGGCCTGCTCGGCAAGCTGTTCGACGCCGGTGCGCTCGAACTCTGTCTGATGCGTGAGTCGCTCGCCTACGCCTGTACGGAGGCCGAGACGGCACTCGCGCTGCAGGGACTCGGCGCGTACCCGATCGCCCTGACGGGTACCGCGACCCAGCGCGAGCGCTGGCTGCCCGAGGTCGCCGCCGGCCGCGCCGTCGCCGCCTTCGCGCTCAGTGAGCCCGGCGCCGGCTCCGACGCCGCGGCCCTCGCGCTGAACGCCGAGTCCGACGGTGACGGCGGCTGGCGGCTGACCGGTGAGAAGTGCTGGATTTCCAACGCGCCGGACGCCGACCTCTACACCGTTTTCGCCCGTACCACCCAGGGTGCCGGGCCCCGCGGCGTCACCGCCTTCCTGGTCCCCGCCGACCGGCCCGGCCTGAGCGGCGCCCGGCTGGACATGCTCTCCCCGCATCCGATCGGCAGCCTCGCCTTCGACGCCGTACCGGTCACCGCGGACGACGTCCTCGGCGAGCCCGACCGCGGCTTCCGGGTCGCCATGGGCACGCTCAACCTCTTCCGGCCCAGCGTCGGGGCGTTCGCGGTGGGCATGGCCCAGGCCGCGCTGGACGCGACCGTCGAGTACACGGCGCGGCGCACCGCGTTCGGCGGACCGCTGAAGGAACTTCAGGCGGTCGCCCACCAGGTGGCCGAGATGGCGACCCGTATCGAGGCCGCACGCTTGCTGGTCTACGCGGCGGCCTCGGCGTACGACAGCGGCGCGGCCGGGGTGGCGAAGAGCTCGGCCATGGCCAAGCTGCTGGCCACCGAGACGGCGCAGTACGTGGTCGACGCGGCCGTGCAGCTGCACGGTGCCCGGGCCCTCGAGCGCGGCCATCTGCTGGAGCACCTCTACCGGGAGGTCCGCGCGCCCCGCATCTACGAAGGCGCCACCGAAGTCCAGCGCACCATCATCGCGAAGGAGTTGTACGCATGAGCGCAGAGCGCGTGAATCCGGCCGAGCTGTCCCCGCCCAGCGGTTTCTCGCACGCCGTCGTGGCGAAGGGGACCCGGGTCGTCTTCCTGGCGGGGCAGACCGCGCTCGACGCGGAGGGCAGGGTCACCGGTGACAGTCTCCCGGCACAGTTCGAGCGGGCGCTGGGCAATCTGCTCACGGCGCTGGCCGCGGCCGGTGGCACCCCCGCCGATCTCGCCCGGGTCACCGTCTACACCACCGATGTCGCCGCCTACCGCGACCAGGTGGCCGAACTCGGCCGCATCTGGCGACGGCTGGCGGGTCGCGACTATCCGGCCATGGCCGTGATCGGCGCGACCCGGCTCTGGGACGAGCAGGCGATGGTGGAGCTCGACGGCTTCGCGGTACTGGACTGATCAGCCCTCCAGCAGCGCGCCCATCCACTCCTCGATCCCGGCGACCGTACGCGGCAGCGCACCCGACATCAGCCGGGCTCCGTCCGCGGTGATGACGAGGTCGTCCTCGATCCGGACACCGATGCCGCGCAGCTCGGCGGGGAGGGTCTCGTCGTCCGGCTGGAGGTAGAGGCCTGGCTCCACCGTGAGGACCTGGCCCTCCTCCAGTACGCCGTCCAGGTACGTCTCCGCGCGGGCCTTGGCGCAGTCGTGGACGTCGAGGCCGAGCATATGGCCGCTGCTGCACAGGGTGTAGCGGCGGTAGAGGTCGCTGTCGGCGTTCTTCAGTACGCCCCACTCGGTGAGGCCCTCCGCGATGACCCGCATGCCCGCGCGGTGGAAGTCGCGGAAGCTCGCGCCGGGACGCAGCGCGGCGATGCCGGCTTCCTGCGCGGCGAGCACCAGCTCGTACACCTGGCGCTGCACGGGGGAGAAGCGGCCGGAGAGGGGGAGCGTGCGGGTGATGTCGGAGGTGTAGAGGGTGTCGGTCTCCACGCCCGCGTCGAGCAGCAGCAGTTCGTCCGGGTTCAGCCGGCCGTCGTTGCGGATCCAGTGCAGTACGCAGGCGTGGGCGCCGGAGGCGGCGATGGTCTCGTAGCCGGTGCCGTTGCCTTCCGCGCGGGCGCGCAGACCGAAGACGCCCTCGATCCAGCGCTCGCCGCGCGGGTGGGCCAGGGCGCGCGGCAGGGCGCGTACGACGTCCTCGAAGCCCGCGACGGTGTGGTCGACCGCGAGCTGGAGCTGCTCGACCTCCCAGGCGTCCTTGATCAGGCGGAGTTCGGAGAGGGCGGTGGCCAGCTCGGCGTCGTCGGAGGCGTTGCGGCCCGGCGGCAGCCGGTCCAGGTCGTCGAGGTGGGCGCAGCGGATGCCGGTCAGCCGCTCGGCCTCGGCGAGGTCGGGGCGGCGGCCCACCCAGAACTCGCCGTAGCGCCGGTCGCGGTAGAACTCGTCGCCGCCCGTGCGGGGGGAGCGCGGGCGCAGATACAGCACCGCCTCGTGTCCGTGCGGTCCTGACGGCTCCATGACCAGCACATGGCCGGGCTGGTCCTCGCCGGTGAGGCCGGTCAGCCAGGCGTAGGCGCTGTGCGGGCGGAAGCGGTAGTCGCAGTCGTTGGAGCGGACCTTCAGCTCGCCGGCCGGGATGATCAGCCGCTCGCCGGGGAAGCGGGCGGAGAGCCGGGCGCGGCGGGCCGGGGTGACGGAGTGGCCCGGCACGCGCGCCTCCGCGGGCAGCGGTGTCGCCGCCCAGCTCTCGGTCATGAACGCGGCCAACTCGGCTGAGACGGGGAGGTCGTGACTGCCGGTGTTACGGGTGGGGCTTTCGGCCATGGGATCTCCCGGATGATGAAGTACGAGTAATGCAATGTCACATTACTATGTGACGGTTCACATGGCAGTGGTCGCGAGGTGCCGGTCATTTCTGTGCCATTCAAACGTTCCGTGCCTTTCGCGCCGCTGTCACGCCCCTTCGGGTTCCTGTGGGCCGAACGTCCCTCGCTGCTGTGCGAGATGTGCGGCCACCCGCGCGCGAACAGCCCGCCGGCTTCGACAGCCGGTGCAACCGGCTCGGTGCGGGTATGTATCCGCAGTGCGGACACGACCGCTCCCCGGCGGTGCTGCCGACATGTCCGGTTGCTCCTGCGATGGTTCACTGTGCAACTGCCCGCGAGATCCGTGACGGGAAACCCTTGGCCGTCACATGGCAATGTGACATATTACTGCCGTGCCCAAGAGACACCCCCTGGACGCCGTCATCGTCGGTGCCGGCGTCGTCGGAGCCGCCTGCGCGTACTACGCGAGCCGCTCCGGCCTCTCCGTCGCCGTCGTCGACCGCGGTCCCGTCGCGGGCGGCACCACCGGCGCGGGGGAAGGCAATCTGCTCGTCTCCGACAAGGAAGCGGGCCCTGAGCTCGACCTCGCGCTGATGTCCACCCGACTCTGGCGCGAACTGCGCTCGGCCCTCCCGCCGGAGACCGAGTACGAGCCCAAGGGCGGCCTCGTCGTGGCGCCCGACGAGGCCACCCTGTCCGCCCTGCGCACCTTTGCCGAAGGCCAGCGCGGGGCGGGCGTCGAGGCCCACGAGGTCGCCGCGGACCGGCTCCACGACCTCGAACCGCATCTGGCCCCCGGCCTCGCCGGGGCCCTCCACTACCCCCAGGACGCCCAGGTCCAGCCCGCCCGGGCCGCCGCCGAACTGCTGCGCGCGGCCGGCCGCCACGGTGCCCGGCTGTACCTCGGCGAAGAGGTCACCGAGGTCCTGACCGGCCCGGACGGCGCCGTCCGCGGCGTACGCACCTCGCGCGGCGAACTCCTCGCCCCGGCCGTCGTCAACGCCGCCGGCACCTGGGGCGGACAGCTCGCCGGTCTCGCCGGCACACACCTGCCGGTACTGCCCCGCCGCGGCTTCGTCCTCGTCACCGAACCGCTGCCGCGGGTCGTCCGCCACAAGGTGTACGCCGCGGACTACATCGCCGACGTCGCCAGCGGCTCCGCCGCCCTGCAGTCCTCCGCCGTCGTCGAGGGAACCCCCTCGGGGCCCGTGCTCATCGGCGCCACCCGTGAACGCGTCGGCTTCGACCGGACCCTGTCCACCGAGGCACTGCGCCGCCTCGCCGCCCAGGCCGCCGACCTCTTCCCGGTCCTCGCGGACGTCCATGCGATGCGCGTCTACCACGGCTTCCGCCCCTATTTCCCCGACCACCTCCCGGCGATCGGCCCCGACCCGCGGGTGCCCGGCCTCCACCACGCCTGCGGTCACGAGGGAGCCGGCATCGGCCTGGCCCCGGCCACCGGGCTGCTCATCGCCTCCGTACTGCGCGGAGAGAGACCCGACCTGGACCTGACCCCGTTCCGCCCCGAACGCTTCGACCGCCAAGGAGCCGACCGATGAGCCCCGACCCCTCCCCGCAGGCGCTCGTACGGGCAGAACCGGAGGCGTCGTTCGAGGTCACCTTCGACGGTCGTCCGCTGACCGCACTGCCCGGGCAGAGCCTTGCCGCCGCGCTCTGGGCCGCCGGCATCCTCGCCTGGCGCACCACCCGGGGCAGCGGTGCACCGCGCGGGGCGTTCTGCGGCATCGGCGCCTGCTACGACTGCCTGCTCACCGTCAACGGCCGCCCCAACCAGCGTGCCTGCCTGGTCCCCGCACGGCCCGGCGACATCCTCACCACCCAGGAGGGGACCGGCCATGCCGACCTCGCCGTCTGAACCGACCGCGCCGACCGACCTCGCCGTCGTGGGCGCGGGCCCCGCAGGGCTCGCGGCCGCCGTCGCGGCGGCCGACCTGGGTTTGCGCGTCACCCTGCTCGACGCGGGGGAGCGGCCCGGCGGACAGTTCTACCGTCACCCCGCGCCCGGTCTCGGAGCCAGGCGCCCGGAAGCCCTGCACCACGGCTGGCGCGCCTTCGCCGGACGGGTGCACAGACTGCGGGATCACCAGCGGCACGGCAGGGTCACCCATCTGACGGCCCATCATGTGTGGACCGTCGTCCGCGACCCGGACGGCTGGCGGCTGCACGCCGTCGCCGGTCCCGAGGAGACGCCCGCCACGGTCCGTGCCGCCGCGGTGCTGCTCGCCACCGGCGCGTACGAGAGGCAACTTCCCTTCCCCGGCTGGACCTTGCCCGGCGTCGTGGGCGCGGGCGGCGCGCAGGCCATGCTCAAGTCCGGCCTGGTGCTTCCCGGCAAGCGGATCGTCGTGGCCGGCAGCGGCCCGCTGCTCCCGGCCGTGGCGGGATCGCTCGCCGCCGCCGGCGCCCGGGTGCCCGCCGTCGTGGAGGCCGCCTCCTACACGGGGTACGCGCGTGAAGTCCCTTCCCTCGTACGCAACCCGGGCAAGCTCGTCGAGGGCGCCGTGCACGGAGGCGGCCTGCTGCGGCACTCCGTCCGTCTGCTGACCCGGCACGCGGTCACCGCCGCCCACGGCAAGGACCGGGTCGAGGCCGTCACCGTCTCCCGCCTCGACCGTGACTGGCGGCCCGTGCCCGGCACCGGCCGGCGCATTCCGTGCGACGCGCTCGCGGTGGGCCACGGCCTGGTTCCCCAGCTGGAACTGGGCACCGGCCTCGGCTGCGCCACGCGTCGCACCCCGGACGGCACCCTCGCCCTGGAACTCGACGGTGACCAGCGCACCTCCGTTCCCGGTGTCTGGGCGGCAGGGGAGGCCGGTGGCATCGGCGGCGCCGAACTCGCCCTGACCGAGGGCGAGCTGGCCGCCGCGTCCATCGCCCACGAGTTGCGCGGCACGCCGTACCCGCGGGCCGTGGCCGGGCTCGCCCGACGCCGGGCGCGACTGCGCG includes these proteins:
- a CDS encoding PaaX family transcriptional regulator, which codes for MAEQHTPRSLIVTLYGAYGRTPDDAPLAVSALIRLLGAVGVDAPSVRSSVSRLKRRALLVPARTADGAAGYRLSADARQLLDDGDRRIYQHPTPRLEDGWVLAVFSVPEAERHKRHLLRSRLARLGFGTAAPGVWIAPGQLYEETRHTLQRLQLDPYVDLFGGRHMGFAATAEAVARWWDLTAIAKQHEEFLDAHEPVLRGWQSGRTVTPEDAYHDYLLALDSWRRLPYADPGLPGELLPEGWPGARAAEVFGELHTRLRDAGAEFVQGAG
- a CDS encoding AMP-binding protein, whose protein sequence is MELKASAHLDTFPRDHLPPAEQWPQLLDDLPGPRYPDRLNCGAELLDGTIERLGTDRPVFRTGGGEVWTYGELRDQADRIAHVLVSDLGVVPGNRVLLRGPTTPWLAACWLAVMKAGAVAVTVLAQQRAQELAVMCDIARITHALCDIRSVDDLAKAEVPGLRITTYGGEAPDDLLHLAEGKPERFSAVETSADDVALIAFTSGTTGRPKGCMHFHRDVLTIADTFSRHVLKPAPDDVFAGSPPLGFTFGLGGLVIFPMRVGASALLLEQAGPKQLLPALAEHRVSVLFTAPTAYRAMLDDLATQPYDVSALRRCVSAGENLPAATWQAWYERTGLRIINGIGATELLHIFISAADEAIRPGTTGVPVPGWQARVVDGRGVPVPDGEPGLLAVRGPVGCRYLADERQREYVRDGWNITGDTYIREPDGYFRYVARADDMIISAGYNIAGPEVEDALLRHPDVAEAAVVGHPDERRGQITVAYVVPREGVPRDEGTVTALRDFVKSELAPYKCPREIVFLDALPRTPTGKLQRFRLRALE
- a CDS encoding acyl-CoA dehydrogenase; this translates as MSAFSLEPAQIAWCEELRTTAAERLRPLAEKGEPGYVNRPLVAALGELGLLGKLFDAGALELCLMRESLAYACTEAETALALQGLGAYPIALTGTATQRERWLPEVAAGRAVAAFALSEPGAGSDAAALALNAESDGDGGWRLTGEKCWISNAPDADLYTVFARTTQGAGPRGVTAFLVPADRPGLSGARLDMLSPHPIGSLAFDAVPVTADDVLGEPDRGFRVAMGTLNLFRPSVGAFAVGMAQAALDATVEYTARRTAFGGPLKELQAVAHQVAEMATRIEAARLLVYAAASAYDSGAAGVAKSSAMAKLLATETAQYVVDAAVQLHGARALERGHLLEHLYREVRAPRIYEGATEVQRTIIAKELYA
- a CDS encoding RidA family protein gives rise to the protein MSAERVNPAELSPPSGFSHAVVAKGTRVVFLAGQTALDAEGRVTGDSLPAQFERALGNLLTALAAAGGTPADLARVTVYTTDVAAYRDQVAELGRIWRRLAGRDYPAMAVIGATRLWDEQAMVELDGFAVLD
- a CDS encoding aminopeptidase P family protein, with the translated sequence MAESPTRNTGSHDLPVSAELAAFMTESWAATPLPAEARVPGHSVTPARRARLSARFPGERLIIPAGELKVRSNDCDYRFRPHSAYAWLTGLTGEDQPGHVLVMEPSGPHGHEAVLYLRPRSPRTGGDEFYRDRRYGEFWVGRRPDLAEAERLTGIRCAHLDDLDRLPPGRNASDDAELATALSELRLIKDAWEVEQLQLAVDHTVAGFEDVVRALPRALAHPRGERWIEGVFGLRARAEGNGTGYETIAASGAHACVLHWIRNDGRLNPDELLLLDAGVETDTLYTSDITRTLPLSGRFSPVQRQVYELVLAAQEAGIAALRPGASFRDFHRAGMRVIAEGLTEWGVLKNADSDLYRRYTLCSSGHMLGLDVHDCAKARAETYLDGVLEEGQVLTVEPGLYLQPDDETLPAELRGIGVRIEDDLVITADGARLMSGALPRTVAGIEEWMGALLEG
- a CDS encoding FAD-binding oxidoreductase; protein product: MPKRHPLDAVIVGAGVVGAACAYYASRSGLSVAVVDRGPVAGGTTGAGEGNLLVSDKEAGPELDLALMSTRLWRELRSALPPETEYEPKGGLVVAPDEATLSALRTFAEGQRGAGVEAHEVAADRLHDLEPHLAPGLAGALHYPQDAQVQPARAAAELLRAAGRHGARLYLGEEVTEVLTGPDGAVRGVRTSRGELLAPAVVNAAGTWGGQLAGLAGTHLPVLPRRGFVLVTEPLPRVVRHKVYAADYIADVASGSAALQSSAVVEGTPSGPVLIGATRERVGFDRTLSTEALRRLAAQAADLFPVLADVHAMRVYHGFRPYFPDHLPAIGPDPRVPGLHHACGHEGAGIGLAPATGLLIASVLRGERPDLDLTPFRPERFDRQGADR
- a CDS encoding (2Fe-2S)-binding protein, which produces MSPDPSPQALVRAEPEASFEVTFDGRPLTALPGQSLAAALWAAGILAWRTTRGSGAPRGAFCGIGACYDCLLTVNGRPNQRACLVPARPGDILTTQEGTGHADLAV
- a CDS encoding NAD(P)/FAD-dependent oxidoreductase, with translation MPTSPSEPTAPTDLAVVGAGPAGLAAAVAAADLGLRVTLLDAGERPGGQFYRHPAPGLGARRPEALHHGWRAFAGRVHRLRDHQRHGRVTHLTAHHVWTVVRDPDGWRLHAVAGPEETPATVRAAAVLLATGAYERQLPFPGWTLPGVVGAGGAQAMLKSGLVLPGKRIVVAGSGPLLPAVAGSLAAAGARVPAVVEAASYTGYAREVPSLVRNPGKLVEGAVHGGGLLRHSVRLLTRHAVTAAHGKDRVEAVTVSRLDRDWRPVPGTGRRIPCDALAVGHGLVPQLELGTGLGCATRRTPDGTLALELDGDQRTSVPGVWAAGEAGGIGGAELALTEGELAAASIAHELRGTPYPRAVAGLARRRARLRAFADAMAAAHRPGPGWTGWLDDATDVCRCEEVPAGSIREAVAELGARDARTVKLLTRAGMGWCQGRMCGQAVACLAGEEPAADRRPLSCPVPLKHLAELPPPAEAGAED